The following coding sequences lie in one Chiroxiphia lanceolata isolate bChiLan1 chromosome 19, bChiLan1.pri, whole genome shotgun sequence genomic window:
- the ANKRD40 gene encoding ankyrin repeat domain-containing protein 40 codes for MREAGADLAERERQERLREAAALGDAEEVRRLVELGVGLNSQNEVNGWTCLHWACKRNHAAVVAYLLHAGADKDILTKKGERPAQLTSKREIKEMLGVEDDELPDLKQDSDLPIIPNYLANPPFPYVYNTTGSSIPDPTVNGNVSRSEPHDADSLSVPDAELYRHEPSQHGHAAPEGAPNGDMPPLPRGPAGPPRSHPVLQRTPVYQGPLSWSRGPPSPAGSSQSVPQQENGSHVGPVPAFQPVFFTGAFPLNMQELVLKVRIQNPNLRENDFIEIELDRQELTYKELLRVSCRELGVNPEHVQKIRKLPNTMLRKDKDVARLQDFQELELVLTVSDKNLLFRVPALSERSGYNKKASELTY; via the exons ATGCGGGAGGCGGGCGCGGACCTGGCGGAGCGGGAGCGGCAGGAGCGGctgcgggaggcggcggcgctggGGGACGCGGAGGAGGTGCGGCGGCTCGTGGAGCTGGGGGTCGGCCTCAACTCCCAGAACGAAGTCAACGGATG GACATGTTTGCACTGGGCCTGTAAGCGGAACCACGCGGCCGTGGTGGCTTATCTGCTGCACGCAGGAGCAGACAAGGACATCCTGACCAAGAAAGGAGAGAGGCCAGCCCAGTTAACATCCAAGAGAGAGATCAAGGAGATGCTGGGAG tggAAGACGATGAACTCCCGGACCTAAAGCAAGATTCCGACCTGCCAATCATCCCCAATTACCTGGCTAACCCACCTTTCCCTTATGTTTATAACACCACGGGTAGCAGCATTCCAGATCCCACTGTGAATGGGAATGTCTCCCGTTCTGAACCGCACGATGCTGACTCTCTGTCCGTGCCTGACGCGGAGCTTTACAGACATGAGCCGTCACAGCACGGGCACGCTGCTCCCGAGGGGGCTCCCAATGGGGACATGCCACCCCTGCCCCGAGGGCCTGCTGGGCCACCACGCTCACATCCTGTCCTCCAGAGAACTCCTGTTTACCAGGGGCCATTGTCGTGGAGCAGAGGCCCCCCTTCGCCGGCAGGATCCAGCCAGTCCGTACCCCAGCAAGAGAACGGCTCCCACGTGGGGCCTGTGCCGGCCTTCCAGCCCGTGTTCTTCACAGGAGCTTTTCCACTCAATATGCAAG aACTGGTGCTTAAAGTTAGAATACAAAACCCCAATCTTAGAGAAAATGACTTCATTGAAATTGAACTGGACAGACAAGAACTGACCTACAAGGAACTGCTCCGAGTGAGTTGCCGTGAGCTGGGTGTGAACCCTGAGCACGTGCAGAAGATCAGAAAATTACCAAATACAATGTTAAGAAAG gacAAAGATGTTGCAAGGCTACAGGATTTCCAAGAATTGGAGCTTGTTCTAACAGTAAGCGACAAAAACTTACTTTTCAGAGTCCCAGCACTTTCTGAACGGAGTGGTTATAACAAGAAGGCATCAGAACTTACATACTAA